One segment of Anopheles stephensi strain Indian chromosome 3, UCI_ANSTEP_V1.0, whole genome shotgun sequence DNA contains the following:
- the LOC118514008 gene encoding kinesin-like protein KIF21B isoform X1 — translation MPDEDKESSVRVAVRIRPQIPRELIDMCRVCTQVTPGEPQVLLGSDKAFTFDYVFDMSTTQVSVYNNCIEKLVDGALQGYNATVLAYGQTGSGKTYTMGTGFERALPEAQEGIIPRAVRHLFEGIAQLQQNPYDEHGTYLGTVTFSVAAQFMELYNEEIIDLLDPYNKGARVFKIFEDAAGGISVAGATIKPLAGPQEALNCLQQGALARTTASTQMNEQSSRSHALFTILIRRQRVMTAEQCGNADGDTETLTSKFHFVDLAGSERLKRTGATGERAREGISINCGLLALGNVISALGDKTKKVSHVPYRDSKLTRLLQDSLGGNSQTIMIACVSPSDRDFMETLNTLKYANRARNIKNKVQINQDQSSRTISLLRREIANLQLEILEYKQGKRSIDADGNIAISDVSLENEMLSQDNKRLQQRVKAMQETINALTEKNAALQAQQTIASLNGKSSAAAGDGADPSANDSSLISTAGDNESAMQELIVGYISEIEKLKAKLIESEQMFQQFKKAKNSQSKLGLKPYPFIEDNPETMINLLKHEMEKERETLMSRSLPGLENESSSLEQNSDSDSDTESDDKAEVLRAEMFDVNSDIELKVRLIEQLEESQQRLQIMRQQYEKQFNLMKEKISNTERERDEVLATIGNGGMGAMNSKGQSSSNESAIKRVKDDYERKLNEMRRQLNHFQATNKEHLRLQRNMQVQDAKIKTLRGELAELKQVKTRLMKKIQEESNRHKEMESKKTREIAQLRKETRKHKNMIKSLQAQGAAKDQVLKRKTEEVFNLRKSQRGVMSLKAAGRVQNTASISSTLQSTKRYKTRWEELQRTIMRAARSRQAILELEIELDRVMQERDMLCRDLNNLRQRTKDNADSSLHDLVSEEDTLIANMNYLHDTIAELQKSIIQIEDGKDLSSEHALLHTIMDNIGTVEEAKFMLQRVCSVTIGHVCEAGVAQSKLRERDALLSELQRDTSVQEQLLQYILTRAPATSTSDASFSSAQSANSYVSQSQSNLLDNGEPQPSSSTSQYRLPHVVDSTTRSPSPSSSNTNLDSIVTYRNSSKQRRNPAVVPSVAAIQDLLYGSSSSYLGPAPGDGAAGMPDKNTDATGTGTGPGASSNGVSGGGSKLEKVGICIYLEDSADDDDTKHHPPSLQDRHVGSDAMTRSYTILDGAMDPVAAANAGLPIAPPLPVAPVPARTFVPLSRVPSAPGSLKGLQPHQGLSRQNSTASPLLARKSFEASGAPPSPRISRRTFTSKMSPGIEDTNDVPTSPPVYRRGVSREDNGDVFSRLGAGTQDPQPGGNIKELNGRYKAGSPLICTHVVEGHTNSVLSIKVSNQMLFTAAADRTVKVWDLRTNATPHCLTGHLGPVAAVEYDRVNNLLFSASGAFVKVWDLRSSNIRPIITLCSSGTTLPANANLSDLVPGECSITALTMGASGKLYTAASDKVRFWDLRQFSCLGRLSGGHQAAVMCLTAWEGPNSTDLVATGSKDHYVKVFEVNSSGGVVQPLLNLEPPHYDGVQALAVANDAIGVDAELFSGSRDSGIKRWDLRNGELKQSLNNAHKGWVSGMAIYGDILLSSCRGGVVRLWNIKTCDSLAEMKTEQSINDIVTSDNRVFTASNSGEVRIWRFVTTDWDSLNASSSGASGAGPVGAIGSAACGTVTGAGGGGGGGGVVGTKAKR, via the exons AATTCGTCCACAGATACCGCGTGAGCTAATCGATATGTGCCGGGTGTGCACGCAGGTCACGCCTGGCGAGCCGCAGGTTTTGCTCGGATCCGATAAGGCCTTTACCTTCGACTATGTGTTCGATATGAGTACGACGCAG GTATCAGTGTACAATAACTGCATCGAAAAGTTGGTGGACGGAGCGCTACAAGGTTATAATGCCACAGTCTTAGCGTATGGACAG ACCGGATCCGGCAAGACATACACGATGGGTACCGGATTTGAACGGGCCCTGCCAGAAGCACAGGAAGGCATCATCCCGCGGGCGGTGCGACACCTGTTCGAAGGTATTGCACAGCTACAGCAAAATCCGTACGACGAGCACGGAACGTACCTTGGCACGGTGACGTTCAGCGTGGCCGCACAGTTTATGGAGCTTTACAATGAGGAAATTATAGATTTGCTCGACCCGTACAATAAA GGTGCACgtgtgtttaaaatttttgaagaTGCAGCCGGTGGCATTTCTGTAGCGGGTGCCACCATCAAACCGTTGGCCGGACCACAGGAGGCGCTCAACTGCTTGCAGCAGGGCGCACTGGCCCGTACCACGGCTTCAACCCAGATGAATGAACAGTCTTCGCGAAGTCACGCACTGTTCACCATTCTTATCCGAAGGCAGCGTGTCATGACGGCGGAgcagtgcggcaatgcggacGGGGACACGGAAACGCTTACCTCGAAGTTTCATTTCGTCGATCTGGCTGGCTCGGAACGACTGAAGCGTACGGGTGCGACGGGCGAGCGGGCTCGCGAAGGAATCTCCATCAACTGTGGGCTGTTGGCGTTGGGCAACGTCATATCGGCGCTAGGTGATAAAACCAAGAAGGTGTCCCACGTACCGTACCGGGACTCGAAGTTGACTCGATTGCTGCAGGATTCGCTCGGAG GTAACAGTCAAACGATCATGATTGCATGCGTTTCGCCCAGTGATAGAGACTTTATGGAGACGCTCAACACGCTCAAGTACGCCAACCGAGCACgaaacattaaaaacaaagTACAAATCAACCAAGACCAGAGCTCGCGCACCATATCCTTACTGCGGCGTGAGATTGCCAATCTACAGCTCGAGATTCTCGAATACAAGCAG GGCAAGCGTAGCATCGATGCGGATGGTAATATCGCGATATCGGATGTGTCGCTGGAGAATGAGATGCTCTCGCAAGACAACAAGCGGCTACAGCAGCGTGTGAAGGCAATGCAGGAGACAATAAACGCGCTGACGGAAAAGAACGCCGCACTGCAGGCTCAGCAGACAATTGCCTCGCTAAACGGCAAGTCGTCTGCTGCGGCCGGCGATGGTGCGGACCCGTCGGCGAACGATTCTAGTCTGATCTCCACGGCCGGAGACAATGAGTCGGCGATGCAGGAACTGATTGTGGGCTATATCAGTGAGATAGAAAAGCTAAAGGCGAAGCTAATCGAATCGGAACAAATGTTCCAGCAGTTTAAAAAGGCAAAGAACTCCCAGTCGAAGCTGGGCCTGAAACCGTATCCGTTTATCGAGGATAATCCGGAAACGATGATCAATCTGCTGAAGCACGAGATGGAGAAGGAGCGGGAAACGCTCATGTCTCGCTCGCTACCGGGTCTGGAGAATGAATCGAGCAGTCTGGAGCAAAATTCGGACAGCGATTCCGACACCGAATCCGACGATAAGGCTGAAGTGCTGCGTGCCGAAATGTTTGACGTAAACTCCGATATCGAGCTAAAGGTGCGCCTCATCGAGCAGCTGGAAGAATCTCAGCAGCGCCTGCAGATAATGCGCCAGCAGTACGAAAAGCAGTTCAATCTGATGAAGGAAAAGATTTCCAACACCGAGCGGGAGCGAGACGAGGTGCTGGCCACCATCGGCAACGGTGGAATGGGTGCTATGAACAGCAAGGGACAAAGTTCAAGCAACGAGTCGGCCATCAAACGCGTGAAGGATGATTACGAGCGGAAGCTGAACGAGATGCGCCGCCAGTTGAATCACTTCCAGGCGACGAATAAGGAGCATCTGCGCCTGCAGCGTAACATGCAGGTGCAGGATGCGAAGATCAAAACGCTGCGCGGCGAGCTGGCCGAGCTGAAGCAGGTGAAGACGCGCTTGATGAAGAAAATACAGGAAGAGAGCAACCGGCACAAGGAGATGGAAAGCAAGAAGACGCGCGAAATCGCCCAACTGCGGAAAGAAACGCGAAAGCACAAGAATATGATAAAATCCTTGCAGGCGCAGGGTGCGGCCAAGGATCAGGTACTGAAGCGAAAGACTGAGGAGGTGTTCAATCTTCGAAAATCACAGCGCGGCGTGATGAGCTTAAAGGCGGCGGGACGTGTTCAAAACACGGCTTCCATTAGCAGCACACTGCAAAGCACGAAACGGTACAAGACGCGCTGGGAAGAGCTGCAGCGCACGATAATGCGGGCGGCCCGCTCGCGCCAAGCAATACTGGAGCTGGAGATCGAGTTGGATCGCGTTATGCAGGAGCGTGATATGCTCTGCCGGGATCTGAACAATCTGCGGCAGCGAACGAAGGATAACGCCGACTCATCGTTGCACGATCTCGTGTCGGAGGAGGACACGCTGATTGCAAACATGAACTATTTGCACGACACGATCGCCGAGCTGCAAAAGTCCATCATCCAGATAGAGGACGGGAAGGATCTGAGTTCGGAGCATGCGCTGCTGCACACGATCATGGATAACATTGGCACGGTGGAGGAGGCCAAGTTTATGCTGCAACGCGTGTGCAGCGTTACGATCGGCCATGTGTGTGAGGCGGGTGTGGCCCAATCTAAGCTGCGCGAACGGGATGCGTTGCTGTCGGAGCTGCAACGCGACACAAGcgtgcaggagcagctgctgcAATACATTTTGACCCGGGCACCGGCTACCTCGACCTCGGACGCTAGCTTCAGCTCGGCCCAGTCGGCCAACTCGTACGTTAGCCAGTCGCAGTCGAATTTGTTGGATAATGGTGAACCGCAACCGTCCTCCTCCACGTCGCAGTATCGTCTGCCGCATGTCGTTGATTCTACGACGCGAAGTCCTTcgccgagcagcagcaacacgaaTCT CGACTCTATCGTCACCTACAGGAACTCTTCGAAACAAAGACGAAACCCAGCGGTGGTGCCCTCGGTGGCTGCCATTCAGGATTTGCTGTACGGCAGCAGCTCCAGCTACCTCGGCCCGGCGCCCGGTGACGGTGCGGCGGGCATGCCGGATAAGAATACCGatgccaccggcaccggcaccgggcCCGGCGCTAGTAGCAATGGGGTgagcggcggcggcagcaagCTTGAGAAAGTGGGTATTTGTATTTATCTCGAGGATTCCGCAGATGACGATGACACGAAGCACCACCCGCCCTCTCTGCAGGACCGGCACGTCGGGTCGGACGCGATGACCCGCTCGTACACGATACTGGACGGGGCGATGGATCCGGTCGCGGCCGCCAATGCCGGGTTGCCGATTGCCCCACCGCTCCCCGTCGCGCCCGTTCCCGCCCGTACCTTTGTGCCGCTTTCGCGTGTTCCGAGTGCACCCGGTTCGCTGAA AGGTCTACAGCCACATCAAGGATTGTCACGACAGAACAGCACGGCGTCACCGCTTCTTGCCAGAAAATCGTTTGAAGCCAGCGGAGCTCCACCGTCGCCAAGAATCAGCCGAAGGACCTTCACCAGCAAAATGTCTCCAGGAAT CGAGGATACGAACGACGTGCCGACCTCGCCACCAGTCTACCGGCGTGGGGTGTCGCGCGAGGATAATGGGGACGTGTTTTCGCGCCTCGGAGCCGGAACGCAGGATCCACAGCCGGGCGGAAACATCAAGGAACTCAACGGCAGG TATAAGGCTGGCTCTCCGCTTATCTGCACGCATGTCGTTGAAGGACACACAAATTCGGTCCTGTCCATCAAGGTGAGCAACCAGATGCTCTTCACCGCGGCTGCCGATCGGACGGTGAAGGTATGGGATTTGCGAACCAATGCTACGCCCCACTGTCTCACCGGACAcctcgggccggtggcggctgTGGAGTATGATCGCGTGAACAATCTGCTCTTTTCGGCCTCGGGAGCGTTTGTGAAGGTTTGGGACCTTCGGAGCAGTAACATTCGTCCAATAATCACGCTGTG CTCCTCCGGCACAACGCTACCCGCCAACGCCAATCTGTCCGACCTCGTGCCAGGCGAATGCTCCATTACCGCCCTTACGATGGGAGCATCCGGCAAGCTGTATACGGCCGCTTCCGATAAGGTTAGGTTCTGGGATTTACGTCAATTCTCTTGCCTCGGCCGACTGTCCGGTGGGCATCAAGCGGCCGTTATGTGTTTGACCGCCTGGGAGGGTCCGAACAGTACCGACCTGGTGGCGACCGGCTCGAAGGACCACTACGTGAAGGTGTTTGAGGTGAACTCGAGTGGAGGTGTGGTGCAGCCGCTGCTAAATCTGGAACCACCGCACTACGACGGTGTGCAGGCGCTGGCCGTCGCGAACGATGCGATCGGTGTCGATGCGGAACTGTTTTCCGGGAGTCGTGACTCCGGCATCAAACGGTGGGATCTGCGGAACGGAGAGCTTAAGCAATCGCTCAACAACGCACACAAAGGCTGGGTGTCCGGGATGGCGATCTACGGCGATATACTGCTGTCTAGCTGCCGTGGTGGCGTTGTGCGCCTGTGGAACATTAAGACTTGCGACAGTTTGGCCGAAATGAAGACGGAACAGTCGATCAATGACATCGTCACGAGCGATAACCGTGTCTTTACCGCTTCCAA TTCTGGTGAGGTACGGATCTGGCGATTTGTAACCACCGATTGGGATTCGCTGAATGCATCTTCCTCTGGAGCATCCGGTGCAGGACCAGTCGGCGCCATTGGTAGTGCTGCTTGTGGTACTGTtaccggtgctggtggtggtggtggtggaggcggcGTCGTTGGTACTAAGGCAAAGCGTTAG
- the LOC118514008 gene encoding kinesin-like protein KIF21B isoform X4, translating to MPDEDKESSVRVAVRIRPQIPRELIDMCRVCTQVTPGEPQVLLGSDKAFTFDYVFDMSTTQVSVYNNCIEKLVDGALQGYNATVLAYGQTGSGKTYTMGTGFERALPEAQEGIIPRAVRHLFEGIAQLQQNPYDEHGTYLGTVTFSVAAQFMELYNEEIIDLLDPYNKGARVFKIFEDAAGGISVAGATIKPLAGPQEALNCLQQGALARTTASTQMNEQSSRSHALFTILIRRQRVMTAEQCGNADGDTETLTSKFHFVDLAGSERLKRTGATGERAREGISINCGLLALGNVISALGDKTKKVSHVPYRDSKLTRLLQDSLGGNSQTIMIACVSPSDRDFMETLNTLKYANRARNIKNKVQINQDQSSRTISLLRREIANLQLEILEYKQGKRSIDADGNIAISDVSLENEMLSQDNKRLQQRVKAMQETINALTEKNAALQAQQTIASLNGKSSAAAGDGADPSANDSSLISTAGDNESAMQELIVGYISEIEKLKAKLIESEQMFQQFKKAKNSQSKLGLKPYPFIEDNPETMINLLKHEMEKERETLMSRSLPGLENESSSLEQNSDSDSDTESDDKAEVLRAEMFDVNSDIELKVRLIEQLEESQQRLQIMRQQYEKQFNLMKEKISNTERERDEVLATIGNGGMGAMNSKGQSSSNESAIKRVKDDYERKLNEMRRQLNHFQATNKEHLRLQRNMQVQDAKIKTLRGELAELKQVKTRLMKKIQEESNRHKEMESKKTREIAQLRKETRKHKNMIKSLQAQGAAKDQVLKRKTEEVFNLRKSQRGVMSLKAAGRVQNTASISSTLQSTKRYKTRWEELQRTIMRAARSRQAILELEIELDRVMQERDMLCRDLNNLRQRTKDNADSSLHDLVSEEDTLIANMNYLHDTIAELQKSIIQIEDGKDLSSEHALLHTIMDNIGTVEEAKFMLQRVCSVTIGHVCEAGVAQSKLRERDALLSELQRDTSVQEQLLQYILTRAPATSTSDASFSSAQSANSYVSQSQSNLLDNGEPQPSSSTSQYRLPHVVDSTTRSPSPSSSNTNLDSIVTYRNSSKQRRNPAVVPSVAAIQDLLYGSSSSYLGPAPGDGAAGMPDKNTDATGTGTGPGASSNGVSGGGSKLEKVGICIYLEDSADDDDTKHHPPSLQDRHVGSDAMTRSYTILDGAMDPVAAANAGLPIAPPLPVAPVPARTFVPLSRVPSAPGSLKGLQPHQGLSRQNSTASPLLARKSFEASGAPPSPRISRRTFTSKMSPGIEDTNDVPTSPPVYRRGVSREDNGDVFSRLGAGTQDPQPGGNIKELNGRYKAGSPLICTHVVEGHTNSVLSIKVSNQMLFTAAADRTVKVWDLRTNATPHCLTGHLGPVAAVEYDRVNNLLFSASGAFVKVWDLRSSNIRPIITLCSSGTTLPANANLSDLVPGECSITALTMGASGKLYTAASDKVRFWDLRQFSCLGRLSGGHQAAVMCLTAWEGPNSTDLVATGSKDHYVKVFEVNSSGGVVQPLLNLEPPHYDGVQALAVANDAIGVDAELFSGSRDSGIKRWDLRNGELKQSLNNAHKGWVSGMAIYGDILLSSCRGGVVRLWNIKTCDSLAEMKTEQSINDIVTSDNRVFTASNDGKVRLWRVSSSIRRLGPNESSI from the exons AATTCGTCCACAGATACCGCGTGAGCTAATCGATATGTGCCGGGTGTGCACGCAGGTCACGCCTGGCGAGCCGCAGGTTTTGCTCGGATCCGATAAGGCCTTTACCTTCGACTATGTGTTCGATATGAGTACGACGCAG GTATCAGTGTACAATAACTGCATCGAAAAGTTGGTGGACGGAGCGCTACAAGGTTATAATGCCACAGTCTTAGCGTATGGACAG ACCGGATCCGGCAAGACATACACGATGGGTACCGGATTTGAACGGGCCCTGCCAGAAGCACAGGAAGGCATCATCCCGCGGGCGGTGCGACACCTGTTCGAAGGTATTGCACAGCTACAGCAAAATCCGTACGACGAGCACGGAACGTACCTTGGCACGGTGACGTTCAGCGTGGCCGCACAGTTTATGGAGCTTTACAATGAGGAAATTATAGATTTGCTCGACCCGTACAATAAA GGTGCACgtgtgtttaaaatttttgaagaTGCAGCCGGTGGCATTTCTGTAGCGGGTGCCACCATCAAACCGTTGGCCGGACCACAGGAGGCGCTCAACTGCTTGCAGCAGGGCGCACTGGCCCGTACCACGGCTTCAACCCAGATGAATGAACAGTCTTCGCGAAGTCACGCACTGTTCACCATTCTTATCCGAAGGCAGCGTGTCATGACGGCGGAgcagtgcggcaatgcggacGGGGACACGGAAACGCTTACCTCGAAGTTTCATTTCGTCGATCTGGCTGGCTCGGAACGACTGAAGCGTACGGGTGCGACGGGCGAGCGGGCTCGCGAAGGAATCTCCATCAACTGTGGGCTGTTGGCGTTGGGCAACGTCATATCGGCGCTAGGTGATAAAACCAAGAAGGTGTCCCACGTACCGTACCGGGACTCGAAGTTGACTCGATTGCTGCAGGATTCGCTCGGAG GTAACAGTCAAACGATCATGATTGCATGCGTTTCGCCCAGTGATAGAGACTTTATGGAGACGCTCAACACGCTCAAGTACGCCAACCGAGCACgaaacattaaaaacaaagTACAAATCAACCAAGACCAGAGCTCGCGCACCATATCCTTACTGCGGCGTGAGATTGCCAATCTACAGCTCGAGATTCTCGAATACAAGCAG GGCAAGCGTAGCATCGATGCGGATGGTAATATCGCGATATCGGATGTGTCGCTGGAGAATGAGATGCTCTCGCAAGACAACAAGCGGCTACAGCAGCGTGTGAAGGCAATGCAGGAGACAATAAACGCGCTGACGGAAAAGAACGCCGCACTGCAGGCTCAGCAGACAATTGCCTCGCTAAACGGCAAGTCGTCTGCTGCGGCCGGCGATGGTGCGGACCCGTCGGCGAACGATTCTAGTCTGATCTCCACGGCCGGAGACAATGAGTCGGCGATGCAGGAACTGATTGTGGGCTATATCAGTGAGATAGAAAAGCTAAAGGCGAAGCTAATCGAATCGGAACAAATGTTCCAGCAGTTTAAAAAGGCAAAGAACTCCCAGTCGAAGCTGGGCCTGAAACCGTATCCGTTTATCGAGGATAATCCGGAAACGATGATCAATCTGCTGAAGCACGAGATGGAGAAGGAGCGGGAAACGCTCATGTCTCGCTCGCTACCGGGTCTGGAGAATGAATCGAGCAGTCTGGAGCAAAATTCGGACAGCGATTCCGACACCGAATCCGACGATAAGGCTGAAGTGCTGCGTGCCGAAATGTTTGACGTAAACTCCGATATCGAGCTAAAGGTGCGCCTCATCGAGCAGCTGGAAGAATCTCAGCAGCGCCTGCAGATAATGCGCCAGCAGTACGAAAAGCAGTTCAATCTGATGAAGGAAAAGATTTCCAACACCGAGCGGGAGCGAGACGAGGTGCTGGCCACCATCGGCAACGGTGGAATGGGTGCTATGAACAGCAAGGGACAAAGTTCAAGCAACGAGTCGGCCATCAAACGCGTGAAGGATGATTACGAGCGGAAGCTGAACGAGATGCGCCGCCAGTTGAATCACTTCCAGGCGACGAATAAGGAGCATCTGCGCCTGCAGCGTAACATGCAGGTGCAGGATGCGAAGATCAAAACGCTGCGCGGCGAGCTGGCCGAGCTGAAGCAGGTGAAGACGCGCTTGATGAAGAAAATACAGGAAGAGAGCAACCGGCACAAGGAGATGGAAAGCAAGAAGACGCGCGAAATCGCCCAACTGCGGAAAGAAACGCGAAAGCACAAGAATATGATAAAATCCTTGCAGGCGCAGGGTGCGGCCAAGGATCAGGTACTGAAGCGAAAGACTGAGGAGGTGTTCAATCTTCGAAAATCACAGCGCGGCGTGATGAGCTTAAAGGCGGCGGGACGTGTTCAAAACACGGCTTCCATTAGCAGCACACTGCAAAGCACGAAACGGTACAAGACGCGCTGGGAAGAGCTGCAGCGCACGATAATGCGGGCGGCCCGCTCGCGCCAAGCAATACTGGAGCTGGAGATCGAGTTGGATCGCGTTATGCAGGAGCGTGATATGCTCTGCCGGGATCTGAACAATCTGCGGCAGCGAACGAAGGATAACGCCGACTCATCGTTGCACGATCTCGTGTCGGAGGAGGACACGCTGATTGCAAACATGAACTATTTGCACGACACGATCGCCGAGCTGCAAAAGTCCATCATCCAGATAGAGGACGGGAAGGATCTGAGTTCGGAGCATGCGCTGCTGCACACGATCATGGATAACATTGGCACGGTGGAGGAGGCCAAGTTTATGCTGCAACGCGTGTGCAGCGTTACGATCGGCCATGTGTGTGAGGCGGGTGTGGCCCAATCTAAGCTGCGCGAACGGGATGCGTTGCTGTCGGAGCTGCAACGCGACACAAGcgtgcaggagcagctgctgcAATACATTTTGACCCGGGCACCGGCTACCTCGACCTCGGACGCTAGCTTCAGCTCGGCCCAGTCGGCCAACTCGTACGTTAGCCAGTCGCAGTCGAATTTGTTGGATAATGGTGAACCGCAACCGTCCTCCTCCACGTCGCAGTATCGTCTGCCGCATGTCGTTGATTCTACGACGCGAAGTCCTTcgccgagcagcagcaacacgaaTCT CGACTCTATCGTCACCTACAGGAACTCTTCGAAACAAAGACGAAACCCAGCGGTGGTGCCCTCGGTGGCTGCCATTCAGGATTTGCTGTACGGCAGCAGCTCCAGCTACCTCGGCCCGGCGCCCGGTGACGGTGCGGCGGGCATGCCGGATAAGAATACCGatgccaccggcaccggcaccgggcCCGGCGCTAGTAGCAATGGGGTgagcggcggcggcagcaagCTTGAGAAAGTGGGTATTTGTATTTATCTCGAGGATTCCGCAGATGACGATGACACGAAGCACCACCCGCCCTCTCTGCAGGACCGGCACGTCGGGTCGGACGCGATGACCCGCTCGTACACGATACTGGACGGGGCGATGGATCCGGTCGCGGCCGCCAATGCCGGGTTGCCGATTGCCCCACCGCTCCCCGTCGCGCCCGTTCCCGCCCGTACCTTTGTGCCGCTTTCGCGTGTTCCGAGTGCACCCGGTTCGCTGAA AGGTCTACAGCCACATCAAGGATTGTCACGACAGAACAGCACGGCGTCACCGCTTCTTGCCAGAAAATCGTTTGAAGCCAGCGGAGCTCCACCGTCGCCAAGAATCAGCCGAAGGACCTTCACCAGCAAAATGTCTCCAGGAAT CGAGGATACGAACGACGTGCCGACCTCGCCACCAGTCTACCGGCGTGGGGTGTCGCGCGAGGATAATGGGGACGTGTTTTCGCGCCTCGGAGCCGGAACGCAGGATCCACAGCCGGGCGGAAACATCAAGGAACTCAACGGCAGG TATAAGGCTGGCTCTCCGCTTATCTGCACGCATGTCGTTGAAGGACACACAAATTCGGTCCTGTCCATCAAGGTGAGCAACCAGATGCTCTTCACCGCGGCTGCCGATCGGACGGTGAAGGTATGGGATTTGCGAACCAATGCTACGCCCCACTGTCTCACCGGACAcctcgggccggtggcggctgTGGAGTATGATCGCGTGAACAATCTGCTCTTTTCGGCCTCGGGAGCGTTTGTGAAGGTTTGGGACCTTCGGAGCAGTAACATTCGTCCAATAATCACGCTGTG CTCCTCCGGCACAACGCTACCCGCCAACGCCAATCTGTCCGACCTCGTGCCAGGCGAATGCTCCATTACCGCCCTTACGATGGGAGCATCCGGCAAGCTGTATACGGCCGCTTCCGATAAGGTTAGGTTCTGGGATTTACGTCAATTCTCTTGCCTCGGCCGACTGTCCGGTGGGCATCAAGCGGCCGTTATGTGTTTGACCGCCTGGGAGGGTCCGAACAGTACCGACCTGGTGGCGACCGGCTCGAAGGACCACTACGTGAAGGTGTTTGAGGTGAACTCGAGTGGAGGTGTGGTGCAGCCGCTGCTAAATCTGGAACCACCGCACTACGACGGTGTGCAGGCGCTGGCCGTCGCGAACGATGCGATCGGTGTCGATGCGGAACTGTTTTCCGGGAGTCGTGACTCCGGCATCAAACGGTGGGATCTGCGGAACGGAGAGCTTAAGCAATCGCTCAACAACGCACACAAAGGCTGGGTGTCCGGGATGGCGATCTACGGCGATATACTGCTGTCTAGCTGCCGTGGTGGCGTTGTGCGCCTGTGGAACATTAAGACTTGCGACAGTTTGGCCGAAATGAAGACGGAACAGTCGATCAATGACATCGTCACGAGCGATAACCGTGTCTTTACCGCTTCCAA CGATGGAAAGGTTCGCCTTTGGCGAGTATCTTCCTCGATTCGACGGCTAGGACCGAACGAAAGCAGCATATGA